One region of Streptomyces davaonensis JCM 4913 genomic DNA includes:
- a CDS encoding transposase, producing the protein MGGLRELSAPFVVPGPAGVAIRTRLRVSSADALVLTEVGLFLGSLASRDLGARSGRRQAGESDSRAARKRALTGASSARWAGSVTRATDDQWALARRGQADELVWLRREIARIEARLARPLAAKADHRAGLVRGLSSSSEWHAKSRRLGALRDRLAALETDWAAGRVRVVRGGKRLARSSHRLGEAGLSREAWRELWQAARMFLAADGETGKGWGNETIRVTDTGQLSIRLPAALAHLANAPHGRYAATATVAFTHRGEEWQDRILADRAVAYRIHHDPVRGRWYLTAAWKRTPAPAPPLRTALAQGVLAVDMNDDHLAAWHLDRHGNPVGEPRRFPYDLSRDTQHRDAQIRHALTRLLHSARSSAVAAIAVEDLDFTASTSRERHGRGKRFRRLVSRFPTARLRARLVCMAAEQNLAVVAVDPAYTSRWGAQHWQQPLMTSTRKTTRHDAAAVAIGRRALGHPIRRRTAPPPHDRRDRAGHRTAQAGPETRWREGPRPRMPDHGHDPCRPDTERKRATSMPNTTRGMRLSAFPLSPQEVSHPPPPAEIPDCGTGPGTM; encoded by the coding sequence GTGGGCGGCTTGCGGGAGTTGTCGGCGCCGTTCGTCGTGCCCGGTCCTGCCGGGGTGGCGATCCGGACGCGCTTGCGGGTGTCCTCGGCGGACGCGCTGGTGCTGACCGAGGTGGGACTGTTCCTCGGCTCGCTCGCCTCAAGGGATCTCGGGGCGCGGTCCGGTCGGCGACAGGCCGGGGAGTCGGACTCGCGGGCCGCGCGGAAGCGGGCGCTGACCGGGGCTTCGTCGGCGCGGTGGGCCGGCAGTGTCACCAGGGCGACGGATGACCAATGGGCGCTGGCCAGGCGTGGTCAGGCCGATGAGCTGGTGTGGCTGCGGCGGGAGATCGCGAGGATCGAGGCACGGCTGGCCCGCCCGCTGGCCGCCAAGGCCGACCATCGAGCCGGACTGGTACGTGGCCTCTCCAGCAGCTCCGAGTGGCACGCCAAGTCCCGTCGCCTGGGCGCCCTCCGGGACCGCTTGGCCGCCCTGGAGACGGACTGGGCGGCGGGCCGGGTGCGTGTGGTGCGCGGTGGAAAGCGGCTGGCCCGGTCGAGTCACCGCCTGGGCGAGGCGGGGCTGAGCCGAGAGGCTTGGCGGGAGTTGTGGCAGGCGGCCCGGATGTTCCTGGCGGCGGACGGGGAGACCGGCAAGGGCTGGGGCAACGAGACCATCCGCGTCACCGACACCGGGCAGTTGTCGATCCGGCTTCCGGCGGCACTCGCGCACCTGGCCAACGCCCCGCACGGCCGGTACGCAGCCACCGCGACTGTCGCCTTCACCCACCGGGGCGAGGAGTGGCAGGACCGGATCCTCGCGGACCGGGCAGTGGCCTACCGCATCCACCACGACCCGGTGCGCGGTCGCTGGTATCTGACCGCTGCCTGGAAGCGCACACCGGCCCCAGCGCCGCCGCTTCGGACAGCTCTGGCCCAAGGCGTGCTCGCCGTGGACATGAACGACGACCACCTCGCTGCCTGGCACCTCGACCGCCACGGCAACCCGGTCGGCGAGCCACGACGCTTCCCCTACGACCTCTCCCGCGACACCCAGCACCGAGACGCCCAGATCCGGCATGCCCTGACCCGGCTGCTGCACTCTGCCCGGAGCAGTGCGGTCGCGGCCATCGCCGTAGAGGATCTGGACTTCACCGCCTCCACCAGCCGAGAGCGACACGGCCGAGGCAAGCGATTCCGCCGCCTGGTCTCCCGCTTTCCCACTGCCAGACTCCGGGCTCGCCTCGTCTGCATGGCCGCGGAGCAGAACCTGGCCGTCGTCGCGGTCGATCCGGCGTACACCTCCCGATGGGGTGCACAGCACTGGCAGCAGCCGCTGATGACCTCCACCCGCAAGACCACCCGCCACGACGCCGCAGCCGTGGCGATCGGACGACGCGCCCTCGGGCACCCGATCCGGCGACGGACGGCACCGCCCCCGCACGACCGGAGGGATCGTGCGGGGCATCGGACCGCCCAGGCCGGACCGGAGACCCGGTGGCGTGAGGGACCCCGCCCCCGCATGCCGGACCACGGACACGATCCGTGCCGCCCGGATACGGAGCGAAAGCGGGCGACCAGCATGCCCAACACCACTCGGGGCATGCGGCTGAGCGCCTTTCCGCTCAGTCCCCAGGAAGTGAGCCACCCTCCGCCCCCTGCCGAGATACCGGATTGCGGGACGGGGCCCGGGACAATGTAG
- a CDS encoding DUF6879 family protein gives MARRLRFNGTDSKNGGCPAVHEDLDSGEILVQGHPVTDPKDIAQLQHLGPDDTVVAVPRELLVNHGPKELHRVPKLIDLDEFGLLFRTFEHSAWHLETRRGYASDREDPDFDAFLATGKAPCDLGSDWCTNIRQQTASGKYVGRVRVVDTPPTEGQLFLLSYAYCNAATGEDARNIWREDADRAHLPAEDFWIFDSRLVAVLRFDDQDVLHDVEIITEPAEVLRYCQVRDAAAHNSIPFDEFAAQISGKE, from the coding sequence ATGGCGCGACGGTTACGGTTCAACGGCACCGACAGCAAGAACGGCGGCTGCCCGGCCGTCCACGAGGACCTCGACAGCGGGGAGATCCTCGTACAGGGGCATCCAGTCACGGACCCCAAGGACATCGCTCAGCTTCAGCACCTGGGCCCGGACGACACAGTGGTGGCCGTCCCGCGCGAACTGCTCGTCAACCACGGCCCCAAGGAGCTGCACCGCGTGCCCAAGCTCATCGACCTGGACGAGTTCGGCCTTCTCTTCCGCACCTTCGAGCACTCGGCATGGCACCTGGAAACCCGCCGCGGTTACGCCTCCGACCGAGAAGACCCCGACTTCGACGCGTTTCTCGCCACCGGCAAAGCGCCGTGTGACCTCGGCAGCGACTGGTGCACGAACATCCGCCAGCAGACGGCCTCCGGGAAGTACGTCGGCCGGGTGCGCGTCGTCGACACCCCGCCGACCGAGGGCCAACTGTTCCTCCTCAGCTATGCATACTGCAACGCGGCCACAGGAGAGGACGCCCGCAACATCTGGCGCGAGGACGCCGACCGGGCCCACCTGCCCGCTGAGGACTTCTGGATCTTTGACAGCCGCCTCGTGGCCGTACTCCGCTTCGACGACCAGGACGTGCTTCACGACGTGGAGATCATCACCGAACCCGCCGAGGTCCTGCGGTACTGCCAAGTCCGCGACGCCGCCGCCCACAACAGCATTCCCTTCGACGAGTTCGCGGCGCAGATCAGCGGGAAGGAGTAG
- a CDS encoding helix-turn-helix domain-containing protein has translation MSTDYQQAREALGRRLRDLRLSAAGGRLTGTQLAQRLGWPHSKVYKLEGGRQTANPEDLQAWADAVGHPDTGEELLARLGGFESHIRSWRRQLAAGHRPVQDVWNLEVDRSEEIYAWEESVVPGMLQTADYARAIFQRYADLYGSKRDTEEAVRMRILRQQWLHQGGHTFHALVWEAALHSLICAPAVLAAQLDRLAGMIGMDTVDLGIVPLGASLKIPAANGFWVLDDRLVIAEDWHAEIWLDDTDSVATYMRVWHTLRESAVYGLDAQALITRAQRTVHPRA, from the coding sequence GTGAGCACGGACTACCAGCAGGCCCGGGAAGCCCTCGGCCGACGGTTGAGAGACCTACGCCTGTCGGCCGCCGGAGGCCGCCTCACCGGAACACAACTCGCGCAACGGCTCGGCTGGCCGCACTCCAAGGTGTACAAGCTGGAGGGCGGCCGCCAGACCGCGAACCCGGAGGACCTCCAGGCGTGGGCCGATGCCGTTGGCCACCCGGACACAGGCGAGGAACTGCTGGCCAGGCTCGGTGGGTTCGAGTCTCACATCAGGTCCTGGCGCCGCCAGCTCGCAGCTGGCCACCGTCCCGTCCAGGACGTGTGGAATCTGGAGGTCGACCGTTCCGAGGAGATCTATGCCTGGGAGGAGTCAGTGGTCCCCGGCATGCTCCAGACCGCCGACTACGCGCGCGCCATTTTCCAGCGGTACGCCGACTTGTACGGCTCCAAGCGGGACACCGAAGAGGCCGTCCGGATGCGCATACTGCGTCAGCAGTGGCTGCACCAGGGAGGTCACACCTTCCATGCTCTCGTCTGGGAGGCGGCCCTTCACAGCCTCATCTGCGCGCCCGCTGTCCTTGCCGCACAGCTCGACCGGCTGGCAGGCATGATCGGGATGGACACGGTGGACCTTGGGATCGTCCCGCTGGGCGCATCCCTGAAGATCCCGGCCGCGAACGGCTTCTGGGTCCTGGACGATCGGCTCGTCATCGCGGAGGACTGGCACGCGGAGATCTGGCTGGACGACACCGACAGCGTCGCCACCTACATGAGGGTGTGGCACACGCTGCGGGAGTCCGCGGTCTACGGTCTCGACGCCCAGGCCCTCATCACCAGAGCCCAGCGGACCGTGCACCCCCGAGCATGA
- a CDS encoding phage minor capsid protein codes for MAEDLARAVVRLYEDAEASLLERLATDLAADIDSPRWAELKFAAVGDLRRAVETISTALERDTTGAVSEALIEVYNRGRQAAIAELSAFDIGRELVARRTLPNAAAVDRLAASLAEDSRPLYQRITRAVVDTFRSIVSRVSGGVMLGTTTRRSPARPVVDLTQLVAARKAAPRRRARRSRTRA; via the coding sequence ATGGCAGAAGACTTGGCGCGTGCGGTAGTGCGCCTGTACGAGGACGCCGAGGCCTCGCTCTTGGAGCGACTCGCCACCGACTTGGCGGCGGACATCGACTCGCCTCGGTGGGCGGAGTTGAAGTTCGCCGCTGTGGGCGACCTGCGCCGCGCCGTGGAGACGATCTCCACGGCGCTGGAGCGGGACACTACGGGCGCGGTCTCAGAGGCTCTGATCGAGGTGTACAACCGCGGCCGCCAGGCCGCCATCGCCGAGCTCAGCGCGTTCGACATCGGGCGGGAGCTCGTCGCCCGCCGGACGCTGCCCAACGCCGCAGCGGTCGACCGGCTCGCCGCGAGCCTGGCCGAGGACAGCAGGCCGCTGTACCAGCGCATCACACGTGCGGTCGTCGACACCTTCCGCTCGATAGTGTCGCGAGTGTCCGGCGGTGTGATGCTCGGCACGACGACACGCCGAAGCCCCGCGCGGCCGGTCGTGGACCTCACCCAACTCGTGGCCGCACGGAAGGCCGCCCCCCGAAGAAGGGCACGCCGGTCTCGTACACGGGCGTGA
- a CDS encoding DUF2277 domain-containing protein: MCRSIKTLRPPVMPEEATEADIRAAALQYVRKVSGFRAPAAHNREVFDEAVDTIAEATATLLAGLEVRGQSARAAS; this comes from the coding sequence ATGTGCCGCAGCATCAAGACACTCCGCCCGCCGGTAATGCCCGAAGAGGCCACCGAAGCCGACATCAGGGCCGCCGCCCTCCAGTACGTCCGCAAGGTCTCCGGCTTCAGAGCCCCCGCCGCCCACAACCGCGAGGTCTTCGACGAGGCCGTGGACACCATCGCCGAGGCCACAGCAACCCTGCTCGCCGGCCTCGAAGTCCGAGGCCAGTCCGCCCGCGCAGCCAGCTGA
- a CDS encoding ketopantoate reductase family protein has protein sequence MTELRVAILGPGGIGGLLAGLLSRAGHRVVCLAGEGTVETLRADGVRVRSGLYGDFSAPVHADTVLREPVDVCLVGVKHTSLDSALERIPAEALGDALLVPFLNGVEHPAVLRAHHRDDRVAPAVIRVESTRVGPGVIEHGSPFAEIDLTADSVPRERVEGLGEVLGAAGPVTRVLDGESGVLWAKMSFLAPFALLTTRYGLPLGEVRTQYRDELVALVEEVAAVSQACGGPGDPGQALGRYDAFPAATKSSMQRDAEAGRPVELDAIGGALLRAAERHGVKVPVAARLVEELKAAGH, from the coding sequence ATGACTGAACTTCGTGTCGCGATACTTGGGCCCGGTGGGATCGGGGGGCTGCTTGCGGGGCTGCTCTCCCGTGCCGGGCATCGTGTGGTCTGTCTGGCGGGGGAGGGGACCGTCGAGACGCTGCGTGCCGACGGGGTTCGGGTGCGTAGTGGGCTCTACGGGGACTTCAGCGCCCCTGTGCACGCCGATACCGTGCTTCGTGAGCCCGTTGACGTCTGTCTCGTCGGTGTCAAGCACACCTCGCTCGACTCCGCGCTTGAGCGCATTCCGGCCGAGGCGCTCGGTGACGCCCTCCTCGTGCCCTTTCTGAACGGTGTTGAGCATCCCGCTGTCCTGCGGGCGCATCATCGGGACGATCGTGTCGCTCCTGCCGTCATCCGGGTCGAGTCCACCCGGGTCGGTCCCGGTGTCATCGAGCACGGCAGTCCCTTCGCCGAGATCGATCTGACGGCGGACAGCGTCCCTCGTGAGCGGGTGGAGGGGCTTGGTGAGGTCCTCGGGGCCGCTGGGCCTGTCACTCGGGTGCTTGACGGGGAGAGTGGTGTGCTGTGGGCGAAGATGTCCTTCCTCGCGCCGTTCGCGTTGCTCACCACCCGGTATGGGCTGCCGCTCGGTGAGGTGCGGACCCAGTATCGGGACGAGCTTGTCGCGCTCGTCGAGGAGGTCGCCGCTGTCAGTCAGGCGTGTGGTGGGCCCGGGGATCCTGGGCAGGCCCTTGGGCGGTACGACGCCTTTCCGGCCGCGACCAAATCCTCCATGCAGCGGGACGCGGAGGCCGGGCGGCCCGTCGAGCTCGATGCCATCGGTGGGGCGCTGCTGCGGGCGGCGGAGCGGCATGGCGTCAAGGTGCCGGTGGCCGCTCGGCTCGTGGAGGAGCTGAAGGCCGCGGGGCACTGA
- a CDS encoding iron chaperone: protein MRSEAKNVDAYLAELPEDRRAPLTRLRTLCRTELPTHTEVMAYGMPAYTRDGEPEIAFASQKQYISFYLMRSDIREAFTDRLADQDMGKGCLRFRNPATVDYDLVQDLLRATAKGPGKIC, encoded by the coding sequence ATGCGCAGCGAAGCGAAGAACGTGGACGCCTACCTGGCCGAACTGCCGGAGGACCGCAGAGCCCCCCTGACCCGCCTGCGCACCCTGTGCCGCACCGAACTCCCCACCCACACCGAGGTGATGGCGTACGGCATGCCCGCCTACACCCGGGACGGCGAGCCGGAGATCGCCTTCGCGTCCCAGAAGCAGTACATCTCCTTCTACCTGATGCGAAGCGACATCCGGGAAGCCTTCACCGACCGCCTGGCCGACCAGGACATGGGCAAGGGATGCCTACGCTTCCGCAACCCGGCCACCGTCGACTACGACCTGGTACAGGACCTGCTCAGAGCCACGGCAAAGGGCCCCGGCAAGATCTGCTGA
- a CDS encoding GNAT family N-acetyltransferase, whose protein sequence is MNPMNPPTPHWTARPETTADIDAVREIVLAAFETPLEADLVDALRTDAAWVDGLSYITTDTTDEPIGYALLTRCHIDDVPALCLAPVAVHPDHQRTGAGGTAIRAALAAAADQGERFVTVLGHPDYYPRFGFTQASAHGIGVPFEVPDEALMALSLNADPLPAGTIHYAKAFGI, encoded by the coding sequence ATGAATCCCATGAATCCACCGACTCCGCACTGGACCGCACGCCCCGAGACGACCGCCGACATCGACGCCGTCCGAGAGATCGTCCTGGCCGCGTTCGAGACACCGCTGGAGGCGGACCTGGTGGACGCGCTACGGACCGACGCGGCGTGGGTCGACGGCCTCTCGTACATCACGACGGACACCACCGACGAACCGATCGGCTACGCCCTGCTGACCCGCTGCCACATCGACGACGTACCGGCCCTGTGCCTCGCCCCCGTCGCCGTACACCCCGACCACCAGCGCACCGGCGCGGGCGGCACGGCGATCCGGGCGGCCCTGGCCGCCGCGGCGGACCAGGGCGAACGCTTCGTCACGGTCCTCGGCCACCCCGACTACTACCCGCGCTTCGGCTTCACCCAAGCCTCCGCACACGGCATCGGCGTCCCCTTCGAGGTCCCGGACGAGGCCCTGATGGCCCTCTCCCTGAACGCCGACCCCCTGCCCGCCGGCACCATCCACTACGCCAAGGCCTTCGGAATCTGA
- a CDS encoding alpha/beta fold hydrolase: MSVAASRFAGVKETDLKLSDGRTLHIYDSGGSETDLVVLWHHGTPNIGTPPRPLFPAAARLGIRWVSYDRPGYGGSTPHPGRDIASAAADVAAIADTLGIDRFAVLGHSGGGPHALACGALLPDRVLTVASVAGLAPFDAEGLDWFTGMSHSGVASLRAAAEGRTAKEAHEATAEYDPEMFTPADHAALSAEWSWFGEVVGPAVEAGPGALIDDDLAYVAPWGFAPARIKAPLLLVHGDLDRVVPSSHSRWLARQCPTAQLWPRPEDGHISVLDAGGSALEWLVASANAVAPPRMNP; the protein is encoded by the coding sequence ATGTCAGTGGCCGCCAGTAGGTTCGCGGGGGTGAAGGAGACCGACCTGAAGCTGAGCGACGGCCGAACGCTGCACATCTACGACTCCGGAGGCTCCGAGACCGACCTGGTCGTCCTCTGGCACCACGGCACGCCGAACATCGGCACCCCTCCGAGGCCCCTCTTCCCGGCCGCCGCCCGCCTCGGTATCCGCTGGGTGTCGTACGACCGCCCGGGCTACGGCGGTTCCACCCCGCACCCCGGCCGGGACATCGCCTCCGCCGCTGCCGACGTGGCCGCCATCGCCGACACCCTCGGCATCGACCGATTCGCGGTACTGGGCCACTCCGGCGGCGGCCCGCACGCCCTGGCCTGCGGCGCCCTCCTGCCCGACCGCGTCCTGACCGTGGCCTCGGTGGCGGGCCTCGCCCCGTTCGACGCCGAAGGGCTGGACTGGTTCACGGGCATGTCGCACTCCGGTGTGGCGTCGCTGCGGGCGGCCGCCGAGGGCCGTACGGCGAAGGAGGCCCACGAGGCGACCGCCGAGTACGACCCGGAGATGTTCACTCCGGCCGACCACGCCGCGCTCTCCGCGGAGTGGTCCTGGTTCGGGGAGGTCGTGGGCCCCGCGGTGGAGGCAGGACCGGGCGCCCTGATCGACGACGACCTGGCGTACGTGGCCCCGTGGGGCTTCGCCCCCGCCCGCATCAAGGCACCGCTCCTCCTCGTACACGGCGACCTGGACCGCGTAGTCCCCAGCTCGCACAGCCGGTGGCTCGCGCGCCAGTGCCCGACGGCGCAGCTGTGGCCGAGGCCGGAGGACGGGCACATCTCGGTGCTCGACGCGGGCGGGAGCGCGCTGGAGTGGCTGGTCGCGTCCGCGAATGCGGTCGCACCGCCCAGAATGAACCCATGA